One Acanthochromis polyacanthus isolate Apoly-LR-REF ecotype Palm Island chromosome 6, KAUST_Apoly_ChrSc, whole genome shotgun sequence DNA segment encodes these proteins:
- the LOC127534465 gene encoding ras-related protein Rab-7L1-like translates to MTEHLMKILIVGDVHVGKTAFIHRYVDGQFNSMYKATVGVDFSVKVLDWSDKEKVKLHLWDIAGQERFGSMTRVYYKGALGCVVMFDVTNSSSFLKCLHWKRDVDKKVMLPNGGPIPCILLANKCDLSQRAVSAESIDTFGKDNGFITWMETSVKENKNVGEAMRRLVEKILSVQSGLDPLEPRSGDTVNLQQNSELNTERKCC, encoded by the exons ATGACCGAACACCTGATGAAAATACTGATTGTTGGTGATGTCCATGTCGGGAAGACTGCTTTTATTCATCGCTATGTCGACGGGCAGTTCAACAGCATGTACAAGGCAACAGTTGGAG TGGATTTTTCTGTGAAAGTGCTGGACTGGTCGGAtaaagaaaaagtcaaattGCACTTGTGGGATATCGCAG GCCAGGAGCGTTTCGGATCCATGACCAGGGTTTATTACAAAGGTGCACTGGGCTGTGTTGTGATGTTTGACGTCACCAATTCATCCAGCTTCCTCAAGTGTCTCCATTGGAAACGGGACGTGGATAAGAAGGTCATGCTGCCCAATGGAGGCCCTATCCCCTGTATCCTGCTGGCCAACAAG TGTGATCTGTCCCAGCGAGCTGTGTCAGCAGAAAGCATCGACACATTCGGTAAGGACAACGGCTTCATAACTTGGATGGAGACTTCAGTCAAAGAGAACAAGAATGTTGGAGAAGCTATGAG GAGGTTGGTGGAGAAGATTCTGTCAGTTCAGTCTGGTCTGGACCCACTGGAGCCCAGATCTGGAGAcactgttaatcttcaacagaaCTCGGAGCTCAACACAGAAAGGAAATGCTGCTGA
- the tmem81 gene encoding transmembrane protein 81 — MHLGSVGFYLHVLLLFHRLSSVALQEVDEVPVEVITNSSPCSSTCGLGVKTQTLCLMEDGKAAIEETKEGTRVSEVCRVRKVRCLDSWQCGLRTMTVTSGQKVEIDCLGEVMKAIGKFSWRVSWRYARGIISSDDSLFAHWEAPQLYRVVLDPVREEDAGTYRCDVQDASFRRVKRAYWGIRVLPAGILNLDYESSQAQRESTGNQQSQTVPRQSPLLLLMVLLVPCFV; from the exons ATGCACCTTGGCTCTGTTGGGTTTTACCTCCAcgttctcctcctcttccatcgTCTGAGCTCAGTTGCCCTGCAGGAGGTGGATGAAGTACCAGTGGAGGTTATTACTAACAGCAGCCCCTGTAGCAGCACCTGCGGGCTGGGGGTTAAAACTCAAACCTTGTGCTTAATGGAAGATGGCAAGGCAGCAATCGAAGAAACTAAAGAGGGAACACGA GTGTCGGAGGTGTGTCGCGTCCGTAAGGTGAGGTGTCTGGATTCATGGCAGTGTGGACTCAGGACGATGACTGTGACTTCAGGACAGAAAGTGGAGATCGATTGTCTGGGAGAAGTGATGAAGGCAATCGGGAAGTTCTCCTGGAG GGTGTCGTGGCGCTACGCCCGAGGAATTATCAGCTCTGACGACTCTCTCTTTGCTCACTGGGAAGCTCCTCAGCTGTACCGAGTGGTCCTGGACCCTGTCAGAGAGGAAgatgcag GTACATATCGCTGCGACGTGCAGGATGCCAGCTTCCGCAGGGTGAAGAGGGCTTACTGGGGGATCCGAGTTTTGCCTGCTGGGATTCTCAACCTGGACTATGAAAGCTCTCAGGCCCAGCGGGAGTCGACTGGAAACCAGCAGAGCCAGACTGTGCCACGCCAAAGCCCACTTCTTCTTCTCATGGTTCTTTTGGTGCCATGTTTTGTTTGA
- the LOC127534466 gene encoding LOW QUALITY PROTEIN: ras-related protein Rab-7L1-like (The sequence of the model RefSeq protein was modified relative to this genomic sequence to represent the inferred CDS: inserted 1 base in 1 codon) → MTEHLLKILIVGDAFVGKTXFIHRYVKGQFNNMYKTTIGVDFSMKVLHWSDKEIVRLQLWDISGQECFGSMTRVYYKGALGCVVMFDVTDSSSFFNCLQWKRDLDDKAKLPNGGPIPCILLANKCDLPQRAVSAESIDTFGKDNGFITWMETSVKENKNVGEAMRRLVEKILSVQSGLDPLEPRSGDTVNLQQNSELNTERKCC, encoded by the exons ATGACCGAGCACCTGTTGAAAATACTGATTGTTGGTGATGCCTTTGTCGGGAAGA GCTTTATTCATCGCTATGTCAAGGGGCAGTTCAACAACATGTACAAAACGACAATAGGAG TGGATTTTTCGATGAAAGTGCTGCACTGGTCAGATAAAGAAATAGTCAGACTGCAACTGTGGGATATCTCAG GCCAGGAGTGTTTCGGATCCATGACCAGGGTTTATTACAAAGGTGCACTGGGCTGTGTTGTGATGTTTGATGTCACCGATTCATCCAGCTTCTTCAACTGTCTCCAATGGAAACGGGACCTGGATGACAAGGCTAAGCTGCCCAATGGAGGCCCTATCCCCTGTATCCTGCTGGCCAACAAG TGTGATCTACCCCAGCGAGCTGTGTCAGCAGAAAGCATCGACACGTTCGGTAAGGACAACGGCTTCATAACTTGGATGGAGACTTCAGTCAAAGAGAACAAGAATGTTGGAGAAGCTATGAG GAGGTTGGTGGAGAAGATTCTGTCAGTTCAGTCTGGTCTGGACCCACTGGAGCCCAGATCTGGAGAcactgttaatcttcaacagaaCTCGGAGCTCAACACAGAAAGGAAATGCTGCTGA